In Oceanobacillus sp. FSL K6-2867, one DNA window encodes the following:
- a CDS encoding FGGY family carbohydrate kinase — MTYVAVFDIGTSAVKGILVDKDVQLMEEHSVELTTFVSEEGMIEQQPEDWWEAIIHIASLWWKNGISPESVQAITFSGQMEDVISISEQAKYRAILYADTRAENEAEWVHKQYPEIRIHTGNNVSASTPLAKIKWLENHSPNQYENTKKFVFCSKDYVIYKLTKEAVTDPITAATTGMMDLKNRLWNETITQTCRIDEGKLPKLLEADSVVGTITKEASEITGFSTSTIVINGSGDAGATTLGAGAVHENDCYFYMGTTGWLAIVERNKGQLDSLSESHFNLAFVEKSHRISVTPLLNVGNVHKWAVQSYIDQKDANKYEAFETLIEEAEPGSGGVLFLPYLNGERNPMIDPQAKGAYWGITPHTERKDLARAALEGVTFSLKQTLEMYDLSNQRTITLIGGASKSNNWCQMLADIMNHPIRVPLNNAYLPSIGVASTAFTALGWCESYGQFVNTFVRNIPSKNYTPNQKRGQVYAIQYETFKKLHPALQPVYT; from the coding sequence ATGACATATGTAGCTGTTTTTGATATTGGAACATCAGCAGTAAAAGGTATTTTAGTTGATAAAGACGTGCAACTTATGGAAGAACATTCGGTTGAGTTAACAACCTTTGTATCTGAGGAAGGAATGATTGAACAACAACCAGAGGATTGGTGGGAGGCTATAATCCATATTGCATCTCTTTGGTGGAAAAACGGAATTTCTCCTGAATCTGTTCAAGCAATAACATTTTCAGGTCAAATGGAAGATGTAATTTCAATTAGTGAACAGGCTAAGTATCGCGCTATTTTATACGCTGATACTAGAGCTGAAAATGAAGCAGAATGGGTACATAAGCAATATCCGGAAATTCGCATTCATACAGGTAATAACGTAAGTGCCTCAACACCACTTGCAAAAATTAAATGGTTAGAAAATCATTCGCCTAACCAATATGAAAATACAAAGAAATTTGTATTTTGTTCAAAGGACTATGTTATTTATAAACTGACTAAAGAAGCAGTCACAGATCCAATAACCGCAGCAACTACTGGAATGATGGATCTTAAAAACCGCTTATGGAACGAGACGATCACTCAAACTTGTAGAATTGATGAAGGAAAATTACCTAAATTACTGGAAGCAGATAGTGTAGTTGGAACAATCACTAAAGAAGCTAGTGAAATAACCGGATTTTCGACATCTACAATTGTCATAAATGGAAGTGGTGATGCGGGAGCTACCACACTCGGAGCTGGTGCAGTTCATGAAAATGATTGTTATTTTTATATGGGTACAACAGGCTGGCTAGCAATCGTAGAAAGAAATAAAGGACAGTTAGACTCATTATCAGAAAGCCATTTTAATCTGGCTTTTGTAGAAAAGTCACATCGTATATCGGTTACACCATTACTTAATGTTGGGAATGTCCACAAGTGGGCAGTCCAATCGTATATTGATCAAAAGGATGCAAATAAATACGAAGCATTTGAAACTTTAATCGAAGAAGCTGAGCCAGGTAGTGGTGGTGTATTATTTTTACCTTATTTGAACGGGGAACGTAACCCAATGATTGATCCACAAGCAAAAGGTGCATATTGGGGAATCACACCACATACAGAGCGGAAAGATCTAGCACGTGCAGCCTTGGAGGGTGTCACTTTTTCCTTAAAACAAACACTAGAAATGTATGATTTAAGTAACCAACGTACGATTACATTAATTGGTGGAGCATCAAAGAGCAATAATTGGTGTCAGATGCTGGCAGATATTATGAACCATCCAATTAGAGTTCCATTAAATAATGCGTATTTACCGTCTATCGGGGTTGCGTCTACAGCTTTTACTGCGCTAGGATGGTGTGAATCTTATGGACAATTTGTTAATACCTTTGTAAGGAACATCCCGAGTAAAAACTATACCCCGAATCAAAAAAGGGGACAAGTTTATGCAATACAATATGAAACTTTTAAAAAATTACACCCTGCTCTGCAGCCAGTATATACGTAA
- a CDS encoding SIS domain-containing protein, with product MSLMDTIERIPFQLKKIVENQDNISNNLESILEAHKKLKRIVLVASGTSYNAAFTTKNFAENVIGFPVEIIYPNMFVQYYNYDLLDEDNLYIFISQGGKTKLVYEGLNLVKTKGYRTISLTEKLGTPIAQLADVSLEIGSEHEEYLYRTLGYSATCATLYWLFISISKIYSKVSDNEVEAYVQDYNLMVDNLFTVKQNTFKWYRENKFQLMRKSNFIFSGTNDLWPVAQEADIKFMEMLPIFTNSFELEELIHGPQNAFDTNIGYFILSRTNENYEKADKISNFINQEISKCYLIGDNSKSDFNIAPKSKDFSSLEYITFFQVLAYLLATDKGRDLTKGIYPQVVNYINKSI from the coding sequence ATGAGTTTGATGGATACTATTGAGCGTATTCCTTTTCAACTTAAGAAAATTGTTGAAAACCAAGATAATATCAGCAATAATTTAGAAAGTATTTTGGAAGCGCATAAGAAGTTGAAAAGAATTGTTCTTGTTGCGTCTGGTACATCTTACAACGCAGCATTTACGACAAAAAATTTTGCAGAAAATGTAATCGGTTTCCCGGTGGAGATTATTTACCCAAATATGTTTGTGCAATATTATAATTACGATTTGTTGGATGAAGATAATTTATATATTTTTATTTCACAGGGTGGTAAAACAAAACTAGTATACGAAGGTTTAAATCTTGTTAAAACAAAGGGGTATCGAACCATCTCACTTACCGAAAAATTGGGTACCCCAATTGCTCAACTAGCTGATGTTTCACTAGAAATTGGTTCTGAACATGAAGAATATCTATACAGAACACTTGGATATTCTGCGACTTGTGCCACATTATATTGGTTATTCATTTCTATATCAAAGATTTACAGTAAAGTATCTGATAATGAAGTCGAAGCATATGTACAAGATTACAATTTGATGGTTGATAACTTGTTTACTGTTAAACAAAACACATTTAAATGGTATAGAGAAAATAAATTTCAATTAATGCGAAAGTCTAACTTTATATTTTCAGGAACAAATGATTTGTGGCCAGTAGCTCAGGAAGCAGATATTAAGTTTATGGAAATGCTACCCATCTTTACAAATAGCTTCGAATTAGAAGAGCTCATCCATGGCCCTCAAAATGCATTTGATACTAATATCGGATATTTTATATTAAGTAGAACGAATGAGAATTATGAAAAGGCAGATAAAATTTCTAACTTTATTAACCAGGAAATATCTAAGTGTTACTTAATCGGGGATAATTCAAAATCCGATTTTAATATAGCTCCGAAAAGTAAGGATTTCAGCAGTCTAGAATATATTACTTTTTTCCAAGTATTGGCTTATCTATTAGCGACAGATAAAGGTCGAGACTTAACCAAGGGGATATATCCTCAAGTGGTGAATTATATAAACAAGTCAATATAA
- a CDS encoding PTS sugar transporter subunit IIA gives MKKILVATHARFAEGIVSSINLILGEQENLHFINAYVEETPFNEKLESFLNENVTDEDKLVIFSDIFGGSVNQTILRYLDRKNVYVISGVNLPVLLEVVMLEKGNLTEARLKEIVNSSKDQIIFANDEMKKLHTTQDDDFDI, from the coding sequence ATGAAAAAAATATTAGTGGCTACACATGCTAGGTTTGCAGAGGGAATCGTTTCATCTATTAATTTAATATTGGGTGAACAGGAAAATTTACATTTCATCAATGCATATGTCGAAGAAACACCTTTTAATGAAAAACTAGAAAGCTTCTTAAATGAAAACGTTACGGATGAAGATAAACTTGTTATCTTCTCAGATATATTCGGTGGAAGTGTTAACCAGACTATTCTCAGATACCTCGATAGAAAAAATGTTTATGTTATTTCAGGAGTGAACCTTCCAGTACTTTTAGAAGTAGTCATGCTTGAAAAGGGTAATTTAACAGAGGCTAGACTCAAAGAAATTGTGAATAGTTCTAAAGACCAAATTATCTTTGCAAACGATGAAATGAAAAAGCTTCATACAACCCAAGATGATGATTTTGATATCTGA
- a CDS encoding PTS sugar transporter subunit IIB, which translates to MIIKMRIDDRLLHGQVAYSWKSALSYEAIVIADDNAVNDEVRKMALKMSNPDGVRLAIRTIEDAAKLVQNPKLQAMKVFVIFSNPKAAYEFIEKINEKPVLNVGGMQKQEDKVLLSPAVYVSKEDISYLDKIQEKGIEIEVRQVPDEKSKNYTTLKNKLSF; encoded by the coding sequence ATGATTATAAAAATGAGAATTGATGATCGCTTACTACATGGACAGGTAGCATACAGCTGGAAATCAGCTTTATCCTATGAAGCTATAGTAATAGCTGACGATAATGCAGTAAATGATGAAGTAAGAAAAATGGCACTAAAGATGAGTAACCCGGACGGGGTAAGACTTGCAATTCGAACAATAGAAGATGCTGCAAAACTAGTTCAAAATCCAAAACTTCAAGCAATGAAAGTTTTCGTTATATTTTCTAATCCAAAGGCAGCTTATGAATTTATTGAAAAAATTAATGAAAAACCTGTACTAAATGTTGGTGGGATGCAAAAGCAAGAAGACAAAGTGTTACTATCACCTGCTGTATATGTATCTAAAGAAGATATCTCATATTTAGATAAAATCCAGGAAAAAGGTATTGAAATTGAAGTACGTCAAGTTCCAGATGAAAAGTCAAAAAACTATACAACTTTAAAAAATAAACTATCATTTTAA
- a CDS encoding PTS sugar transporter subunit IIC, translating to MQTALLVGLILAVLWFIEKMLGTPMVIRPIVVSTIIGAALGDLQTGILVGASLELIFMGFIQVGGAVPPDVLVGAGLGTAFAIMSGSGTEVALALALPIALLAQSLKVIVFIVRSWFMNFAMRLAGSANIKGLVTLNMAGLILQCAMYFVVGFVAILFGSTAVEGFVNNIPESIMSGLEVAGGLLPAVGFALLLLPMMKKTNILYFLLGFALFAYMNLPILGITLFGVVLAFIIVYEMKNKEVEVAGNNGTNKPTDEEDLFDV from the coding sequence ATGCAAACAGCACTATTAGTAGGTTTAATCTTAGCAGTTCTATGGTTTATAGAAAAGATGTTAGGTACACCAATGGTCATTAGGCCAATTGTTGTTTCAACAATTATTGGTGCGGCCTTAGGTGATCTGCAAACAGGTATTTTAGTAGGGGCATCATTAGAATTAATATTTATGGGATTCATACAAGTTGGTGGCGCAGTTCCACCAGATGTACTAGTTGGAGCAGGTCTAGGTACAGCATTTGCAATTATGAGTGGAAGTGGTACTGAAGTTGCTTTAGCCTTGGCATTGCCAATCGCATTATTAGCGCAGTCTCTAAAAGTTATCGTATTTATTGTACGAAGCTGGTTCATGAACTTTGCAATGAGATTAGCTGGGTCAGCAAATATTAAGGGACTGGTCACCTTAAATATGGCTGGACTTATACTGCAATGTGCAATGTATTTTGTTGTTGGCTTTGTAGCAATTCTATTCGGCTCTACAGCAGTTGAAGGATTTGTCAATAACATACCTGAATCAATTATGAGTGGGTTAGAGGTTGCAGGTGGACTATTGCCAGCTGTTGGCTTTGCATTATTGCTATTACCAATGATGAAGAAAACAAACATTCTATACTTCCTACTGGGTTTTGCTTTATTTGCCTATATGAATCTACCAATCTTAGGAATCACCCTATTTGGTGTAGTTCTTGCATTCATCATCGTTTACGAAATGAAAAATAAAGAAGTAGAAGTAGCAGGAAATAATGGCACTAATAAACCAACAGATGAGGAGGACCTATTCGATGTCTGA
- a CDS encoding PTS system mannose/fructose/sorbose family transporter subunit IID has translation MSEKKKMSKDEKKLMREIFWSSFMLEASYNYERQQALGFSIGMWPAIKRYYKNKKDQADALERHMNIFNTTPHVVTTITGVATALEKEASKNPSFDKNIINNVKVGLMGPFAGIGDSLFWGTLRIIAVGIGLSLAQQGSILGPIIFLLLFNIPHMLIRYYGGVLGYKFGTQIMDRANNSGIMQKISKGATIVGLMVIGAMTASMVKLESSLVFSVGEEKIPMQDYLDQIFPLLLPLLYTIFMYYLLKKGMKPTTILLVTIAIGIGGSLLGII, from the coding sequence ATGTCTGAGAAAAAGAAAATGAGCAAAGATGAAAAGAAACTAATGCGAGAAATATTTTGGAGTTCTTTCATGCTAGAAGCATCCTACAACTATGAAAGACAGCAGGCACTTGGCTTCTCAATCGGTATGTGGCCGGCCATTAAGCGCTATTACAAGAACAAAAAAGATCAAGCAGATGCACTAGAACGTCACATGAATATATTTAATACAACACCTCATGTGGTGACAACTATAACTGGGGTTGCAACAGCACTTGAAAAAGAAGCAAGTAAGAACCCTTCATTTGATAAAAACATCATCAATAATGTAAAAGTTGGGTTAATGGGACCATTTGCTGGAATCGGTGATTCACTATTTTGGGGAACACTAAGAATTATCGCGGTTGGTATTGGGTTATCCTTAGCACAACAAGGCAGTATTTTAGGTCCAATTATTTTCTTATTACTATTCAATATTCCCCACATGTTGATTCGTTACTATGGCGGAGTGCTTGGGTATAAATTCGGAACGCAAATCATGGATAGAGCTAATAACTCCGGAATCATGCAAAAGATATCAAAAGGAGCTACCATAGTGGGCTTGATGGTAATAGGCGCTATGACCGCCTCGATGGTAAAACTAGAATCGTCACTTGTATTTTCAGTCGGAGAAGAAAAAATTCCAATGCAAGATTATCTAGATCAAATTTTTCCATTATTATTACCGTTACTTTACACCATCTTTATGTACTATTTATTAAAAAAGGGTATGAAACCAACAACCATTTTACTTGTAACAATCGCAATTGGTATTGGTGGATCTTTATTGGGTATCATCTAA
- a CDS encoding PRD domain-containing protein codes for MLDLNRRQLLILNELFQQEIRTAANLALVVEASVRTVKNDISILRKKLNKHEITIDSGPNKGYQLIYPNSSSKDYLSQFISQVDIKRLNLFKRNNYERIFFIIRTLLLSKNYIKLDELAGKMFVSRSTLNGDMTEVKRILANYQLDLDSKANYGIVIQGHELNKRICIAEHFFHNKTTFENSKGIDLKDYGLNQAIIPVIEKQLRLICEQNQIILSDFSLNNIAIHVLISIIRSKSGYMIEGSIQAEQELKSEYPDIYLASKKLCITINLIFNTKLNDGDIAYIGMHLEGKQLLHKRGVKNDKLEEVNQVLKNIYMEIKNNFDIDISSDPILNENLAPHILQMVRRINNRMVLRNPVVHENLQKYLFATKVTISATKVIEDYYDIKINLDEFGYLVLYFNVALRNLRKKEKIIICLVSGRGRAETIMYIHELKENFPEDAYQLINYDSIDDAIENINRIDILVSSYEIKISRPIPQVAIEKGNYIKNIRRIINQLDLYKLDINKYFNPEYSNLQLEGEDKESILYNIVEDLKRLKIIEPHISVDTPFFISHEIGNNIVHLQDLHKICRKPICYIAVLKTPIIWDKDIIKVLFLIKTKRDGDHNLNILCSMFSNWTQDKEKVNRLINNKEYKLFMVDIQNF; via the coding sequence ATGTTAGATTTGAACAGAAGGCAACTATTAATTTTAAATGAACTCTTTCAACAAGAAATCAGAACCGCAGCTAATCTAGCTTTAGTTGTAGAGGCTTCGGTTAGGACTGTTAAAAATGATATTTCTATTCTAAGAAAAAAATTGAATAAACATGAAATCACTATAGATTCTGGACCTAATAAAGGCTATCAGTTAATTTATCCTAATAGTTCCTCCAAAGATTATCTCTCACAATTTATTTCGCAAGTAGACATAAAAAGATTGAATCTGTTTAAACGAAATAACTATGAACGAATATTTTTTATTATTAGAACCCTATTATTAAGTAAAAACTATATAAAATTGGATGAACTAGCAGGCAAAATGTTTGTTAGTCGCTCTACGTTAAATGGGGATATGACAGAAGTAAAGCGTATCCTTGCAAATTATCAATTAGATTTAGATTCAAAAGCTAATTACGGAATCGTTATTCAGGGACATGAACTAAATAAAAGAATTTGCATTGCCGAACATTTCTTTCATAACAAGACAACTTTTGAAAACAGTAAGGGAATTGACCTAAAAGATTATGGTTTAAATCAGGCTATCATTCCTGTAATTGAAAAACAACTGCGATTGATTTGTGAACAAAATCAGATTATCTTATCTGATTTTTCTCTAAATAATATTGCAATACACGTCTTAATCTCTATCATTAGAAGCAAGTCTGGATATATGATTGAAGGATCAATACAGGCCGAACAAGAATTAAAGAGTGAATATCCTGATATTTATTTAGCTAGTAAAAAACTATGTATAACAATCAATCTAATTTTTAATACCAAGTTAAATGATGGTGATATTGCTTATATTGGAATGCATTTAGAGGGTAAGCAACTCTTGCATAAAAGAGGAGTCAAAAACGATAAATTAGAGGAAGTAAATCAAGTTCTAAAGAATATCTATATGGAAATCAAAAATAACTTTGATATTGATATTTCATCGGATCCAATTTTAAATGAAAATCTTGCACCTCATATTCTTCAAATGGTAAGAAGAATTAACAATAGAATGGTATTAAGAAATCCCGTCGTACACGAAAACCTTCAAAAGTATCTTTTTGCCACTAAGGTTACGATATCTGCCACAAAGGTTATTGAAGATTATTATGATATTAAAATTAATCTGGATGAATTTGGCTACCTAGTTCTTTACTTTAATGTAGCGTTACGAAATTTAAGGAAGAAGGAAAAAATTATCATTTGTTTGGTTAGTGGGCGCGGTCGTGCGGAAACGATTATGTATATCCATGAGTTGAAGGAAAATTTTCCAGAAGATGCCTATCAACTAATTAACTATGATTCAATAGATGATGCAATTGAAAATATTAATAGAATTGACATTTTAGTATCTTCCTATGAAATAAAGATTTCGCGACCAATACCACAGGTTGCTATAGAGAAGGGGAATTATATTAAAAACATCCGTAGGATCATTAATCAACTTGATCTCTATAAATTGGATATCAATAAATATTTCAATCCGGAATACTCCAATCTCCAGTTAGAAGGAGAAGATAAGGAAAGTATCCTATATAATATTGTGGAGGATCTCAAACGCTTAAAAATAATAGAACCACATATTTCGGTTGATACCCCTTTTTTTATATCACATGAGATTGGTAATAATATTGTCCATCTCCAGGATCTGCATAAAATATGTAGGAAGCCTATTTGCTATATTGCAGTACTTAAAACACCAATAATTTGGGATAAGGATATTATTAAAGTATTGTTTCTTATAAAGACTAAAAGAGATGGCGATCACAATCTAAATATTTTATGCAGTATGTTCTCCAATTGGACGCAAGACAAAGAAAAGGTTAATAGGCTAATCAATAATAAAGAATATAAATTATTTATGGTTGATATTCAAAACTTTTAA
- a CDS encoding YitT family protein, whose protein sequence is MKRMTTDLLLIVVGGFIFSIGVNYFVIPNSLSEGGILGLTVIAHYLFGWSTGLINLVLNLSLLLIGYKFFERKVLYYTLFSILSSSILLFLTENQSWILTEDTLLSAVFAGLFVGIGLGLIFRSGGTNGGTTVLARIANEYLGLTIGKAMLYIDIIVVLGSVFVIGVDKGMYTLISVYIGAKVIDFFVDGMDEKVAVFIMSNHADRIANNILHRMSRGITILDGYGGYTGDDKKVLYIVINRTELIKIKRLIKEIDDNAYVTVHQVQEIIRKGYKAPIIEK, encoded by the coding sequence ATGAAAAGAATGACTACTGATTTACTTTTAATAGTTGTGGGAGGGTTTATTTTCTCCATAGGTGTTAATTATTTTGTTATCCCAAATTCTCTTTCAGAAGGAGGGATTCTCGGCCTAACTGTAATCGCTCATTATCTATTCGGATGGTCGACAGGATTAATAAATTTAGTTTTAAATCTATCCCTTTTATTAATAGGTTATAAATTTTTTGAAAGAAAAGTGTTGTACTATACATTGTTTTCCATTTTATCATCTTCCATACTTTTGTTTCTTACGGAGAATCAAAGCTGGATTTTAACAGAAGACACATTACTTTCTGCTGTTTTTGCTGGTTTGTTTGTTGGAATTGGTCTAGGATTAATATTTCGATCTGGCGGAACTAATGGTGGTACAACCGTACTAGCCAGAATAGCTAATGAGTATTTGGGGCTAACAATAGGAAAAGCTATGCTATATATTGATATCATCGTTGTGTTAGGTTCTGTATTTGTTATTGGAGTAGACAAAGGAATGTATACACTTATTTCCGTATATATAGGTGCAAAGGTTATTGACTTTTTCGTAGATGGCATGGATGAAAAAGTGGCTGTCTTCATTATGTCAAACCATGCCGATAGAATCGCCAATAATATCTTACACAGAATGTCTAGGGGAATTACCATCTTAGATGGATACGGAGGGTATACCGGTGATGATAAAAAGGTTCTATATATTGTTATCAACAGAACAGAATTAATTAAGATCAAAAGGCTAATTAAAGAGATTGATGATAATGCTTATGTTACTGTTCATCAGGTACAGGAAATTATACGGAAAGGCTATAAAGCTCCTATTATAGAAAAATAA
- the gltS gene encoding sodium/glutamate symporter: MIIEFNQVTTIFLALAVFMIGTVLNKRIKFLDRFCIPAPVVGGLLFAAVITFLKGFDIVNINLDTSLQGLFMLTFFTTVGLGASFSLIKLGGKLLVIYWLACGILALVQNVIGISFATLFNLDPILGVMVGATSMEGGHGAATAFGTTIEEMGFDGALTIGLAAATVGLVAGGLVGGPIVKFLINKYNLKPVKTEETVVEAHNEVSDVTSTSFMMQVFIIALCMAVGSYLGTWFTDLTGFALPDYVSAMFVAVIVRNILDKYNNKVVEMKSISIIGDITLSIFLSMALMSIKLWEVVDLALPLLAIVLIQVLFVVLFSTFILFRWLGKNYDAAVMVGGFAGHGLGATPNAMANMDAIVSKFGPSQKAFLIVPLVGAFLIDVFAMPIIIISINLFS, encoded by the coding sequence ATGATAATTGAATTCAATCAGGTAACAACAATATTTTTAGCATTAGCTGTTTTTATGATTGGAACTGTCTTAAATAAACGAATTAAATTCTTAGATAGATTTTGTATACCAGCACCTGTAGTCGGTGGGCTATTATTTGCAGCAGTTATTACATTCCTTAAAGGCTTTGATATTGTCAATATCAATTTAGATACTTCCTTACAAGGACTATTTATGCTTACTTTCTTTACAACAGTCGGACTTGGTGCAAGTTTTAGCCTGATAAAATTAGGCGGTAAGCTTCTTGTTATATATTGGCTTGCATGTGGAATATTAGCATTAGTACAAAATGTTATTGGTATTTCCTTTGCTACATTATTTAATTTAGATCCTATATTAGGTGTAATGGTTGGTGCAACATCCATGGAGGGTGGACATGGTGCAGCAACCGCATTTGGTACGACCATAGAAGAAATGGGATTCGATGGCGCTTTAACGATTGGACTTGCTGCAGCAACAGTTGGGTTAGTTGCCGGTGGATTAGTTGGTGGACCAATTGTTAAATTCCTAATCAATAAATATAATTTAAAACCTGTGAAAACAGAAGAAACTGTAGTAGAAGCTCATAATGAAGTATCTGACGTCACTTCAACATCATTTATGATGCAAGTTTTCATTATTGCATTATGTATGGCAGTTGGTTCGTATTTAGGTACGTGGTTCACTGATTTAACTGGATTTGCACTGCCAGATTACGTAAGTGCAATGTTTGTAGCGGTTATTGTTCGCAATATTTTGGATAAATATAATAATAAAGTGGTTGAAATGAAAAGCATTAGTATCATCGGAGATATAACGTTAAGTATATTCCTCTCTATGGCATTAATGAGTATTAAATTATGGGAAGTCGTTGATCTAGCTCTTCCATTACTAGCGATCGTACTTATTCAAGTCTTGTTTGTAGTGTTATTCAGTACATTCATTTTATTTAGATGGCTCGGAAAGAACTATGATGCAGCTGTTATGGTTGGTGGATTTGCCGGTCACGGCCTAGGTGCAACTCCAAATGCCATGGCGAACATGGATGCAATTGTTTCCAAGTTCGGACCATCTCAAAAAGCTTTTCTAATCGTTCCACTTGTTGGAGCATTTCTAATTGATGTATTTGCTATGCCAATTATCATAATATCTATAAACTTATTTTCCTAA